One genomic segment of Pseudomonas chlororaphis subsp. aurantiaca includes these proteins:
- the urtB gene encoding urea ABC transporter permease subunit UrtB, with protein MPTALYRFILACLLLLPLAARAGDAEDFVAANATQQARLLESWAAQPDPARLELLGALQQGQLTVDGQAKTLRLNNRLRGLIDTAMASHQLLASDANIRLAAAQQLQKSAKPAQLKFLDASLAAEQDQAVHDALSLALANLQLVDSDPAVRLAAVRLLGETGDPLARTRLEGLLEPGVEADIGVRTAAETSLAQVKRKLLVGEVLGQAFSGMSLGSILLLAALGLAITFGLLGVINMAHGEMLMLGAYSTYMVQLLFQRYAPQAIEFYPLIALPVAFFVTAGIGMALERMVIRHLYGRPLETLLATWGISLMLIQLVRLVFGAQNVEVSNPAWLSGGIQVLPNLVLPYNRIVIIAFALFVVVLTWLLLNKTRLGLNVRAVTQNRNMAACCGVPTGRVDMLAFGLGSGIAGLGGVALSQIGNVGPDLGQSYIIDSFLVVVLGGVGQLAGSVFAAFGLGIANKILEPQIGAVLGKILILALIILFIQKRPQGLFALKGRVID; from the coding sequence ATGCCCACTGCCCTCTACCGTTTTATCCTCGCCTGCCTGCTATTGCTGCCATTGGCCGCCAGGGCCGGCGACGCCGAAGACTTCGTCGCGGCCAACGCCACGCAGCAGGCCAGGCTCCTGGAAAGCTGGGCCGCGCAGCCCGACCCGGCGCGCCTCGAACTGCTCGGCGCCTTGCAGCAAGGCCAGCTGACCGTCGATGGGCAAGCCAAGACCTTGCGCCTGAACAATCGCCTGCGCGGCCTGATCGACACCGCCATGGCCAGCCACCAATTGCTCGCCAGCGATGCCAACATCCGTCTGGCCGCCGCGCAGCAGTTGCAGAAAAGCGCCAAGCCGGCGCAGTTGAAATTCCTCGATGCCAGCCTGGCCGCCGAACAGGACCAGGCTGTGCATGACGCCCTGAGCCTGGCCCTGGCCAACCTGCAACTGGTGGACAGCGACCCGGCCGTGCGCCTGGCCGCGGTACGCCTGCTGGGTGAAACCGGCGACCCGCTGGCCCGCACCCGCCTCGAAGGCCTGCTCGAACCCGGGGTGGAAGCCGATATCGGCGTGCGCACCGCCGCCGAAACCAGCCTGGCCCAGGTCAAGCGCAAGCTGCTGGTGGGCGAAGTGCTCGGCCAGGCCTTCAGCGGCATGTCCCTGGGTTCGATCCTGCTGCTGGCTGCCCTGGGCCTGGCGATCACCTTCGGCCTGCTCGGGGTGATCAACATGGCCCACGGCGAGATGCTGATGCTCGGCGCCTACTCCACCTACATGGTGCAGTTGCTGTTCCAGCGCTACGCCCCGCAGGCCATCGAGTTCTACCCGCTGATCGCCCTGCCGGTGGCGTTCTTCGTCACCGCCGGCATCGGCATGGCCCTGGAACGCATGGTGATCCGTCATCTCTACGGCCGGCCGCTGGAAACCCTGCTCGCCACCTGGGGCATCAGCCTGATGCTGATCCAGCTGGTGCGCCTGGTGTTCGGCGCGCAGAACGTCGAGGTGTCGAACCCGGCCTGGCTGTCCGGCGGGATCCAGGTGCTGCCCAACCTGGTGCTGCCCTACAACCGCATCGTGATCATCGCCTTCGCGCTGTTTGTCGTCGTCCTCACTTGGCTGCTGCTGAACAAGACCCGCCTGGGCCTGAACGTGCGCGCGGTCACCCAGAACCGCAACATGGCCGCCTGCTGCGGCGTGCCGACAGGACGAGTCGACATGCTCGCCTTCGGCCTCGGCTCCGGCATCGCCGGCCTCGGTGGCGTGGCCCTGAGCCAGATCGGCAACGTCGGCCCGGACCTGGGCCAGAGCTACATCATCGACTCGTTCCTGGTGGTGGTGCTCGGCGGCGTCGGCCAACTGGCCGGTAGCGTGTTCGCCGCGTTCGGCCTGGGGATAGCCAACAAGATTCTCGAACCGCAGATCGGCGCCGTGCTCGGCAAGATCCTGATCCTCGCGCTGATCATTCTGTTTATCCAGAAACGTCCGCAAGGCCTCTTCGCACTCAAGGGACGGGTAATCGACTGA